TCGCGCTGGCCGTCCCAGAGACTGACCAGCCGGCGGCCGAGCACGTCGTAGATCTCCAGGCTGACCTCGCCACTGCGGCGCAGCGCGAGCTGGATGCTGGTGCCCGCCGCCGGATCGAAGGGGTTCGGGTAGGGCGCGAGCAGGGCCAGCGCGGCGGAGAGATCGGAGCCGGCCACGGCGCGGTGCAGGAGCCGGTGATCGGGATCGAGGGCCACGGCCGTCGGCTGGCTCGCGAAGCTCCACTGGTAGCTGTTCAGGGGCTCGCCGGGCGCCACGCGCAGCGTGCTGTCGGCGGCGCCGCCGGCGAAGCTGACGCGCAGGTCCAGCGAGTCGGGGTAGAGCGCGCCGGCCTGAGTCTGCTGGATTTCGACCGTGAGCGTCCAGTCCGCGCCCGCGCCGGCCGCCGCCCAGGACCAGGCGTAGACCGGCTGGCCGACTCCGTAGACCCAGCGCGTGAAGAAGGCGTCGATCTCGACGTCGGGCACCGCCGTGTGCAGCTTCGTGGCGGCGATGAAGTCCGCGGTGGTCGCCGTGCGGCCCGCGTGCGGGGAGTCCTGCGCCCAGTAGCGGAGCAGGGCGAAGAAGTCCGTGTCGCCCAGGCGCTGGCGCAGCATGTGCAGCACCCAGCCGCCCTTCCAGTAGGCCGTCGTGTTG
The window above is part of the bacterium genome. Proteins encoded here:
- a CDS encoding T9SS type A sorting domain-containing protein; this translates as NEGFATYGEALYYEHLGRYTAGEYMYLRRRLPNGEAFAGSVYDPDYTFNTTAYWKGGWVLHMLRQRLGDTDFFALLRYWAQDSPHAGRTATTADFIAATKLHTAVPDVEIDAFFTRWVYGVGQPVYAWSWAAAGAGADWTLTVEIQQTQAGALYPDSLDLRVSFAGGAADSTLRVAPGEPLNSYQWSFASQPTAVALDPDHRLLHRAVAGSDLSAALALLAPYPNPFDPAAGTSIQLALRRSGEVSLEIYDVLGRRLVSLWDGQREPGALLTEWRGRDEQGEPQAGGVYFLRARLGEEVQTRKLILLPAD